A portion of the Coriobacteriia bacterium genome contains these proteins:
- a CDS encoding DNA helicase UvrD, translated as MLDLSSLNDAQKEAVLTCEGPLLVLAGAGSGKTRVLTYRIAHLVEDCGVAPWNILAVTFTNKAAREMRDRLSTLVPGRLRGMWIYTFHSMCVRILRANATVLGYGDDFTIYDTDDSKRLIKDIMADYGYTGRSFSENAMRGRISACKNELVSPADYKPRVNDQLDKAFAEIYKAYQQRLKRANAMDFDDLLVNVYTLLSEHPDICQEYGQRFHYILVDEYQDTNKAQYEITKLLASGHGNLMVVGDDDQSIYSWRGADIRNILDFERDWPDTKTIKLEENYRSTSTILQCANAVITHNQSRKSKELFTRGEQGEKVAVFLAADERDEGRWIAAMADDLHAKGSRYNDIAVFYRTNAQSRILEDMFLRAGVPYRIVGGTRFFDRAEIRDVTAYLKLILNPADDVSCMRIINTPRRGIGKTTIERISLTALQRDIPFLEAAREETLDPACRAATRRALESFISLIDEASSYEGDLYAVVDMIVEKTGLIEALEAQNTDEARGRIENIREFLGVVREYADDHELVFDPDILVKLDEGNDELAFHAPTLGDFMEWLSLRTDLDSLGSEENDAVTFMTVHSAKGLEFDNVFVAGMEESIFPHTASMLENGVEEERRLAYVAITRARKRLFLTCAARRRIFNDLQANARSRFISEMPAELLASEGVGSLGYSGTGWEKRGDRRGISGSGQGEEMYGGRVYGSGGYAAAHDAGADDAGKMSSAASSAEFAEGDHVEHKTFGPGVVVGIEGDKISVYFKKSGKTKTLLKGYAPIVKLG; from the coding sequence GTGCTCGACCTATCTTCACTCAACGACGCACAGAAGGAGGCGGTCCTTACATGTGAGGGGCCGCTTCTCGTTTTGGCGGGTGCGGGAAGCGGCAAGACGCGCGTGCTCACCTACCGCATCGCGCATCTGGTCGAGGATTGCGGCGTTGCGCCCTGGAACATCCTTGCCGTCACCTTCACCAACAAGGCGGCTCGCGAAATGCGCGACAGGCTTTCGACACTCGTACCCGGTCGTCTGCGCGGTATGTGGATATACACTTTCCACAGCATGTGCGTGCGCATACTGCGCGCCAACGCTACGGTCCTAGGCTACGGCGATGACTTTACCATCTACGATACCGATGATTCCAAACGGCTTATCAAAGACATTATGGCCGACTATGGCTATACGGGACGGAGCTTTTCCGAAAACGCGATGCGGGGACGCATATCCGCCTGCAAAAACGAGCTCGTGAGTCCGGCGGATTACAAACCACGTGTCAACGACCAGCTCGATAAGGCGTTTGCCGAGATATACAAGGCATACCAGCAACGTCTCAAACGTGCCAATGCGATGGATTTCGACGACTTGCTCGTTAACGTATACACGCTGTTATCCGAGCATCCCGACATATGCCAGGAGTACGGCCAGCGTTTCCATTACATACTTGTCGACGAGTATCAGGACACGAACAAGGCCCAGTACGAGATAACGAAGCTGCTCGCTTCAGGACATGGCAACCTCATGGTCGTGGGCGACGATGACCAGTCGATCTACTCGTGGCGTGGTGCCGATATCCGCAATATCCTCGATTTTGAGCGTGATTGGCCCGATACCAAGACCATCAAGCTCGAGGAGAACTATCGCTCCACTTCCACGATCCTACAATGCGCCAATGCGGTCATCACGCATAACCAATCGCGCAAGAGCAAGGAACTCTTCACACGTGGCGAGCAGGGAGAGAAGGTCGCTGTCTTTCTCGCAGCAGATGAGCGCGACGAGGGCCGCTGGATTGCCGCCATGGCAGATGACCTCCACGCGAAGGGGAGTCGTTATAACGATATCGCGGTCTTCTATCGCACGAATGCGCAGTCGCGCATACTCGAGGATATGTTCCTGCGCGCGGGCGTGCCCTATCGTATCGTCGGTGGCACGCGATTCTTCGATCGTGCGGAAATCAGGGACGTCACGGCGTATCTCAAGCTCATACTCAATCCAGCCGATGATGTGAGTTGCATGCGCATCATCAACACGCCGCGTCGTGGCATTGGCAAAACGACGATCGAACGCATTTCTCTCACCGCACTGCAACGCGACATCCCCTTTCTCGAAGCCGCGCGTGAGGAAACGCTCGACCCGGCCTGTCGAGCTGCCACACGCCGTGCGCTTGAGAGCTTCATCTCCCTCATTGACGAGGCAAGCTCCTACGAGGGGGACCTCTACGCCGTCGTTGACATGATTGTCGAGAAGACCGGACTCATAGAGGCGCTCGAGGCACAGAACACCGACGAGGCACGTGGTCGTATCGAGAACATACGCGAGTTTCTCGGTGTCGTGCGCGAATATGCCGATGATCATGAGCTTGTCTTCGACCCGGATATCCTCGTCAAGCTCGACGAGGGCAACGACGAGCTCGCATTCCATGCGCCCACGCTTGGTGACTTCATGGAATGGCTGAGCCTGCGAACCGACCTCGATTCCCTGGGAAGCGAGGAAAACGATGCCGTCACCTTCATGACGGTGCACTCCGCCAAGGGCCTCGAGTTCGACAACGTCTTCGTCGCCGGCATGGAGGAATCCATCTTTCCGCATACGGCTTCCATGCTCGAAAACGGCGTGGAGGAGGAGCGTCGCCTGGCTTACGTTGCCATCACGCGCGCTCGCAAGCGGCTCTTCCTCACGTGTGCGGCACGTAGGCGCATCTTCAACGACCTACAGGCCAATGCACGGAGCCGCTTCATATCCGAGATGCCCGCCGAGCTCCTCGCCTCCGAAGGCGTCGGATCGCTTGGCTATTCGGGCACGGGCTGGGAGAAACGCGGTGACCGGCGCGGTATATCCGGAAGCGGACAAGGCGAGGAGATGTACGGTGGTCGCGTCTATGGCAGCGGCGGCTATGCCGCCGCACACGATGCAGGCGCTGACGATGCGGGCAAGATGTCATCTGCCGCTTCATCGGCCGAGTTTGCCGAGGGAGATCATGTCGAGCATAAGACCTTCGGCCCAGGCGTCGTCGTTGGCATAGAGGGAGACAAGATCTCGGTCTACTTCAAGAAGAGCGGCAAGACAAAGACGCTTCTCAAGGGATATGCGCCCATCGTGAAGCTCGGATAA
- the aroF gene encoding 3-deoxy-7-phosphoheptulonate synthase, with the protein MSKTYVPNRTSDEVIIFAGPCSVESAEQFDTVARGLSELGLSWIRGGAFKPRTSPYSFQGLGIEGVKIMEEAGKTYGLKTITEVVDTTHVVEVLEHVDGIQIGTRNMANFELLKVIGKATEESHQPVLFKRGMAATIDEWLSAVEYITQYGNPNVMLCERGIRTFENATRFTLDIAAVPVVHQRSMYPICVDVSHPAGQTALVGDLAKAAIAAGADALMIEVHPDPKVAKSDASQQLTLPQFAELLDELKQIAAAVGKKVV; encoded by the coding sequence ATGAGCAAGACCTATGTTCCCAATCGCACATCTGATGAGGTCATCATTTTCGCCGGTCCCTGTTCCGTAGAGAGTGCGGAGCAATTCGATACGGTTGCTCGCGGCCTGAGCGAGCTGGGTCTTTCCTGGATTCGCGGCGGCGCTTTCAAGCCACGCACGAGCCCGTATTCCTTCCAGGGCCTCGGCATCGAAGGTGTCAAGATCATGGAAGAGGCTGGCAAGACCTACGGCCTCAAGACCATCACCGAAGTCGTCGACACCACGCACGTCGTCGAAGTGCTCGAGCACGTCGATGGCATCCAGATCGGCACGCGCAACATGGCCAATTTCGAGCTTCTCAAGGTCATCGGCAAGGCAACCGAAGAATCGCATCAGCCCGTGCTCTTCAAGCGCGGTATGGCCGCCACCATCGACGAGTGGCTCTCCGCCGTCGAGTACATCACGCAATACGGCAATCCCAACGTCATGCTCTGCGAGCGTGGCATCCGCACCTTCGAGAACGCGACGCGCTTCACGCTCGATATCGCGGCCGTTCCCGTCGTGCACCAGCGTTCGATGTATCCCATTTGCGTCGACGTGAGCCACCCCGCCGGCCAGACGGCTCTCGTCGGCGATCTTGCCAAGGCCGCTATCGCAGCCGGCGCCGACGCGCTCATGATCGAAGTGCATCCCGATCCAAAGGTCGCGAAGTCCGATGCATCCCAGCAGCTCACGCTTCCGCAGTTTGCCGAGCTCCTGGACGAACTCAAGCAGATTGCAGCTGCCGTTGGCAAGAAGGTCGTCTAG
- a CDS encoding chorismate mutase — protein MTEDQNAEIEIGKHRAVIDSLDEQIVALLNKRATESLAIRMLKPQAQMGLYDPKREEEIFTRLEALNDGPMYSNDIREIYATILRVMKEIRA, from the coding sequence ATGACAGAAGACCAGAACGCAGAAATCGAGATCGGGAAGCATCGCGCCGTCATCGACTCGCTTGACGAGCAGATTGTCGCGCTTCTCAACAAGCGTGCGACCGAGTCGCTTGCCATCCGCATGCTCAAACCGCAGGCGCAGATGGGCCTCTATGACCCAAAGCGCGAAGAGGAGATCTTCACTCGCCTTGAAGCGCTTAATGACGGTCCCATGTACAGCAATGACATTCGCGAGATCTATGCGACCATTCTCAGGGTGATGAAGGAGATTCGCGCATGA
- a CDS encoding phosphatase PAP2 family protein — translation MEATILLALQSLRFPVLTQLAALISALGNYGFVWIVLGIVFIVFLGRNDVGVTLLFTVVFTGIIVGFILQPIFAHVRPYDAGIGVSAVMGVSRTGYSFPSFHAATSFAAATVIAMLAGRRWGTWAFVGAVFIALSRIYLGVEWPLDILVGALVGVLAGVVSAWVYNQFLHDLIRDYPGMNRAKGRRKSVSESPAARRKK, via the coding sequence ATGGAAGCTACCATACTCCTTGCTCTTCAGTCGCTGCGCTTTCCCGTTCTCACGCAGCTTGCCGCGCTCATATCGGCACTCGGTAACTACGGATTCGTTTGGATCGTGCTCGGCATCGTCTTCATCGTCTTTCTCGGAAGAAACGACGTCGGTGTCACCCTGCTCTTCACCGTCGTCTTCACGGGTATCATCGTCGGTTTCATCCTGCAGCCCATCTTCGCGCACGTGCGTCCCTATGACGCCGGCATCGGCGTGAGCGCCGTCATGGGCGTGAGTCGTACGGGCTACTCGTTCCCAAGCTTTCACGCGGCGACGTCCTTTGCGGCGGCGACGGTCATCGCGATGCTTGCCGGGCGTCGCTGGGGGACCTGGGCCTTCGTCGGGGCCGTTTTCATCGCATTGTCTCGCATATACCTAGGTGTCGAGTGGCCTCTCGACATCCTCGTCGGCGCTCTTGTCGGTGTTCTCGCTGGCGTTGTCTCGGCTTGGGTTTACAATCAGTTCCTGCACGACCTCATTCGAGATTACCCCGGTATGAATCGCGCCAAGGGGCGACGCAAGTCCGTCAGCGAAAGCCCTGCGGCTCGCCGCAAGAAATAG
- a CDS encoding undecaprenyl-diphosphate phosphatase: MFIEAIKAFVIGLVEGLTEWLPISSTGHMILVDEFIKLDVSSTFLELFLVVIQIGAIMAVIILYFTKLNPFSRKKTPVQRKETWRLWGMVVIGCIPAAIVGLLFDDWVTEHLHNAWVVAAMLILYGIVFIVLERRNRRRYVQFVHDSGQLDDKPSPDEMFPIKTVDEIGPAAAIKIGLFQCLAIVPGTSRSGATIIGGMLTGCSRTASAEFTFFLAIPIMFGWGIVKAFKAFFTAGLVMTATEVVVLVVGIVTAFVVSVLSIKFLMGYIKNNDFTAFGVYRIIIGIIVLGYFGIKLMIG, encoded by the coding sequence ATGTTCATAGAGGCAATCAAGGCGTTTGTCATCGGCCTTGTCGAAGGACTGACCGAGTGGCTCCCGATTTCATCGACGGGCCACATGATTCTCGTCGACGAGTTCATCAAGCTTGATGTCTCGTCCACGTTCCTCGAGCTGTTCCTGGTCGTCATCCAAATCGGCGCCATCATGGCCGTCATCATTCTGTACTTCACCAAGCTCAACCCCTTCTCGCGCAAGAAGACCCCCGTCCAACGCAAGGAGACCTGGCGTTTGTGGGGAATGGTCGTCATCGGTTGCATACCAGCGGCAATCGTCGGCCTGCTCTTCGATGACTGGGTGACCGAGCATCTTCATAACGCCTGGGTCGTCGCAGCGATGCTCATCCTCTACGGCATCGTCTTCATTGTCCTGGAGCGTCGTAACCGTCGTCGCTATGTGCAGTTTGTTCACGACAGCGGGCAACTCGACGACAAGCCGAGCCCCGACGAGATGTTCCCGATCAAGACCGTTGACGAGATCGGCCCGGCAGCCGCCATCAAGATCGGCCTCTTCCAGTGCCTTGCCATCGTACCCGGTACGAGCCGCAGCGGTGCGACCATCATCGGCGGCATGCTCACGGGATGCTCGCGTACGGCCTCTGCTGAGTTCACCTTCTTTCTTGCCATTCCCATCATGTTTGGCTGGGGCATCGTCAAGGCCTTCAAGGCGTTCTTCACGGCCGGTCTTGTCATGACCGCGACCGAGGTCGTGGTGCTTGTGGTCGGCATCGTCACCGCCTTCGTCGTCTCCGTGCTCTCGATCAAGTTCCTCATGGGCTACATCAAGAACAACGACTTCACGGCGTTTGGCGTGTATCGCATTATCATCGGCATCATCGTCTTGGGTTACTTCGGCATCAAGCTGATGATCGGCTAA
- a CDS encoding sodium:proton antiporter, with amino-acid sequence MEYLVIALLYIGAVLVSSVLDQFLRGVSLPLVQMAVGVAIYFFVELPIDVTINSELFLVMFIAPLLFDESRNISNRILWENRNTVLSLAIGLVVVSVLVVGFVLHWLVPSISLAAAFALGAALGPTDAVAVASLGKTIKLGTRQKASLLGEALLNDASGIVSFQFAIAAAVTGYFSIADAGWAFVVEFFGGIALGLAIAVVSFFIMRRLRRAGVESATVHVCFELFLPFFIYLVATQAHVSGILAVVAAGLFLSYASQLLTPRSRSFSTFSTRLSIASQNVWSLFSFVLNGVIFTNLGIVLSSTLAPALKENSADLVWIVGLVFILTAVIVGVRFIWILCCDLLSNHPEAGKRMKLGRSAVRKALVTTLCGPKGAVSLSIASTIPFTVASGAVFPQRDLLLFLVCGVIVVTLLLANFVVPLIAHKSDEEESDEIDPEYEIEMIENVISGLKRQQTPENKQATGRVMRMYYRRLTAARRRSVSSRQLRYLRQEVLLHQRDFIKDAIAHDDVDKRLGTRYLKRIDRMLKLLTRKKTLLTARRQAQPLAGSTSTMGKIQNQVASTNETRKRLEFKIDVERVAVDYLEVVSHEPDEGRVQAALALLSEHKSLLSALRSQLRALDSAQGIITDVPEGAGQHSIIRTDTGSLRLEASETDESDLPGFADVQAEGLRLELDEIQEMYESGKITQAIAREMREEIYLLQMGLSD; translated from the coding sequence ATGGAATATCTGGTCATAGCCCTGCTCTACATCGGTGCCGTTCTCGTTTCCTCAGTTCTTGACCAGTTTTTGCGTGGCGTGTCGCTTCCCCTCGTTCAGATGGCCGTTGGTGTTGCCATCTACTTCTTCGTCGAGCTTCCCATTGACGTCACCATAAACTCCGAGCTCTTCCTCGTCATGTTCATCGCACCGCTCCTCTTCGATGAGTCGCGCAATATCAGCAACCGCATACTCTGGGAAAATCGCAACACGGTTCTTTCGCTTGCCATCGGGTTGGTCGTCGTCTCGGTCCTCGTCGTTGGCTTCGTGCTGCACTGGCTCGTTCCGTCCATTTCGCTTGCGGCTGCGTTCGCCCTCGGTGCGGCCCTCGGTCCCACCGATGCCGTCGCCGTCGCATCGCTCGGCAAGACTATCAAGCTCGGGACGCGCCAGAAGGCCTCTCTGCTGGGCGAGGCGCTGCTCAACGATGCTTCTGGTATCGTCTCGTTCCAGTTTGCGATTGCCGCGGCGGTGACCGGTTACTTCTCGATTGCCGATGCCGGTTGGGCCTTCGTCGTCGAATTCTTCGGGGGTATCGCGCTCGGTCTCGCAATCGCAGTGGTCTCCTTCTTCATCATGCGCCGTCTGAGACGTGCGGGCGTGGAGAGCGCCACGGTCCACGTATGCTTCGAGCTCTTCCTTCCCTTCTTCATCTATCTTGTCGCGACGCAGGCACATGTCAGCGGCATCCTCGCGGTCGTCGCAGCAGGCCTTTTCCTCTCCTACGCCTCGCAGCTCCTCACGCCGCGTTCGCGCTCCTTCTCGACCTTCTCGACGCGGCTCTCCATCGCATCCCAAAACGTCTGGAGCCTTTTCTCCTTCGTCCTCAATGGCGTCATCTTCACCAATCTCGGCATCGTGCTCTCCTCGACGCTTGCCCCGGCACTCAAGGAGAACTCTGCTGACCTCGTGTGGATTGTCGGTCTCGTGTTCATACTTACCGCCGTCATTGTCGGTGTCCGCTTCATCTGGATTCTCTGTTGCGACCTGCTCTCGAATCATCCCGAAGCTGGAAAGCGCATGAAACTCGGGCGCTCCGCCGTCCGAAAGGCCCTGGTCACCACCTTGTGCGGACCTAAGGGAGCGGTCTCGCTTTCCATTGCCTCGACCATTCCGTTCACGGTTGCCTCGGGTGCCGTCTTCCCCCAACGCGACCTTCTGCTCTTCCTTGTCTGCGGCGTCATCGTCGTCACGCTCTTGCTCGCGAACTTCGTCGTTCCCCTCATCGCTCACAAATCAGACGAGGAAGAGTCCGACGAGATCGACCCCGAATATGAGATCGAGATGATCGAGAACGTCATTTCGGGTCTCAAGCGTCAGCAAACTCCAGAGAACAAGCAGGCAACGGGCAGGGTTATGCGCATGTACTATCGCAGACTCACCGCCGCGCGGCGTCGTTCGGTCTCGTCACGCCAGTTACGGTACCTGCGTCAGGAAGTTCTCCTGCACCAGCGCGACTTCATCAAAGACGCCATTGCACATGACGATGTCGATAAGCGCCTTGGCACCAGGTACCTCAAACGCATCGACCGCATGCTCAAGTTGCTTACGCGCAAGAAGACCTTGCTCACAGCTCGCCGTCAAGCCCAGCCCCTCGCAGGATCGACGTCTACGATGGGAAAGATCCAGAACCAGGTCGCGAGCACGAACGAGACACGCAAGCGGCTCGAATTCAAGATCGACGTCGAACGTGTCGCCGTCGATTACCTTGAGGTGGTGAGTCATGAGCCCGACGAGGGCCGCGTCCAGGCGGCACTCGCGCTACTCAGCGAGCACAAATCCCTGCTTTCCGCACTGCGCTCTCAGCTTCGCGCACTCGATAGTGCCCAAGGAATCATCACGGACGTACCGGAAGGTGCCGGTCAGCACAGCATCATCCGCACCGATACGGGAAGTCTGCGCCTCGAGGCAAGCGAAACTGACGAGAGCGACCTGCCGGGCTTTGCCGATGTACAGGCGGAAGGCCTGCGTCTCGAGCTCGACGAAATCCAGGAGATGTACGAGTCGGGTAAGATAACCCAGGCGATCGCCCGCGAGATGCGCGAAGAGATATATCTGCTCCAGATGGGGCTTTCGGACTAG
- a CDS encoding trigger factor: MKVKEKQLENGMIRLSITATPQEVNAALDRAQGAIASRFGLRPDPTKSVTEALAEHLKINDADSVLQSQAINMLVPYALDQRGITPLAQPKIQPSPGFMRDHAFSFQIDVEPKPHFTLSSYDPVEITVPPFKPIEVDVDAEIRANMNMYSDFVTADPHPVGPDDSFLIAIDVYLDGERLSGISTDSRVYSMGRGFMPESFDEQLLGMDVGETKSFSFEGEGYDSDGLRTMRTYECTVTIKEMKQEVLPELTDEWVKRVMPTYDSIDKLREEIRLSYETQALHDYDMQIITIAQTELAKRLEGEIPDAAFDSTATSIEATLRNQLSQQGITMADFIEEQGGEQNYKVGIMMQARQTLRCDYALDALFEHEGLVVSEDDIMGACTELNPMNPALVRQEMESSGRGFALREVAARYAASRYLVDNAIITTLDS; this comes from the coding sequence ATGAAGGTCAAGGAAAAGCAGCTCGAAAACGGCATGATTCGACTGAGCATCACGGCAACTCCCCAAGAGGTCAATGCCGCGCTTGATCGTGCGCAGGGGGCAATCGCGAGCAGATTCGGCCTTAGACCCGATCCGACCAAGTCCGTCACCGAAGCCCTTGCCGAACACCTCAAGATCAACGACGCTGACTCCGTCTTGCAATCCCAGGCCATCAACATGCTCGTGCCTTATGCGCTCGATCAGCGTGGCATTACGCCACTCGCTCAACCCAAGATTCAGCCTTCCCCTGGCTTCATGCGTGACCATGCGTTCAGCTTCCAAATCGATGTCGAACCCAAGCCGCACTTCACGCTGAGCTCATACGACCCCGTCGAGATTACGGTGCCGCCCTTCAAGCCCATCGAGGTCGATGTGGATGCCGAGATACGCGCAAACATGAACATGTATTCCGACTTCGTGACCGCAGACCCTCATCCCGTCGGTCCTGATGACAGCTTTCTCATTGCCATCGATGTCTACCTCGACGGAGAGCGCCTCAGCGGTATCAGCACCGATAGCCGTGTCTACTCGATGGGGCGTGGATTCATGCCCGAGAGTTTCGACGAGCAGCTCCTTGGCATGGACGTAGGCGAGACCAAGAGCTTCTCCTTCGAGGGCGAGGGCTACGATTCTGATGGCCTGCGCACCATGCGCACCTATGAATGCACGGTTACCATCAAGGAGATGAAGCAAGAGGTACTCCCCGAACTCACCGACGAATGGGTCAAGCGCGTCATGCCCACCTACGACTCCATCGACAAGTTGCGCGAGGAAATCCGCCTCTCCTACGAGACCCAGGCACTCCACGATTACGACATGCAAATCATCACGATTGCGCAAACCGAGCTCGCCAAGCGCCTGGAGGGCGAGATTCCCGACGCCGCATTTGACTCGACGGCAACCTCGATCGAGGCGACGTTGCGCAATCAGCTCTCGCAGCAGGGCATTACGATGGCGGACTTTATCGAGGAGCAAGGCGGCGAGCAAAACTACAAGGTCGGCATCATGATGCAGGCACGCCAGACCCTGCGCTGCGACTACGCCCTCGATGCGCTCTTCGAGCATGAGGGACTTGTCGTGAGCGAAGACGACATCATGGGCGCCTGCACGGAGCTCAACCCCATGAATCCGGCTCTCGTGCGCCAGGAGATGGAGTCGAGTGGCCGCGGCTTCGCGCTGCGCGAGGTCGCTGCGCGCTATGCCGCCAGCCGCTACCTCGTGGATAACGCCATCATCACGACTCTTGACTCCTAG